A stretch of Castanea sativa cultivar Marrone di Chiusa Pesio chromosome 2, ASM4071231v1 DNA encodes these proteins:
- the LOC142624880 gene encoding uncharacterized protein LOC142624880, giving the protein MAAFTKVDHFTTEQITNNQLQLKASVFIVRYLAFQAVAFRGQDESFSSLNRGKFLESLGIMTFWNEKVAEIIEKTLKNATYTSPRIQKEILHVFSAKVKKAIQEEIGDANLIDLEELEIGSGLNQIGTLQRPVETRWSSHFRSVSSLLRMFTSTVEVLLNIIDDAIDGEHRAKTESAYDGLTSFEFVFILHLEKKTMEITDKLCQDLQSQFRDILNAMHLVSSTKELNHRFNEDEMELLRLSSALEPREALKSFRSSDIFLLVKNLYPQDFTDYDKQVLEKELYHFEHNVVQDPKFKKLKSLSELCQWLVRTRNSEHYKLVYRMVRLVLTLPVSTATTEQAFSAMKVVKTNLRSKMENDFFTDSLMLYIVKDIVSTFSLDSVVDDFEDLKEHQVPFS; this is encoded by the exons ATGGCAGCATTTACAAAGGTTGATCATTTCACCACTGAACAAATCACAAATAATCAGTTGCAACTGAAGGCCTCAGTTTTTATTGTTCGATATCTTGCCTTTCAAGCTGTAGCTTTTAGAGGTCAAGATGAAAGTTTTAGTTCATTAAATCGTGGGAAATTTCTTGAATCATTGGGTATTATGACTTTTTGGAATGAAAAGGTTGctgaaataatagaaaaaactctaaaaaatgcaACCTACACATCACCTAGGATTCAAAAGGAAATTCTACATGTTTTCTCAGCCAAAGTGAAGAAGGCCATTCAGGAAGAAATTGGTGATGCAAA TTTGATTGATCTTGAAGAGCTTGAGATTGGAAGTGGACTTAATCAAATTGGCACTTTACAACGACCTGTAGAAACACGGTGGAGTTCACATTTTAGATCAGTTTCTAGCTTATTAAGGATGTTTACTTCAACTGTTGAAGTTTTACtaaatataattgatgatgCAATTGATGGAGAACATCGGGCAAAAACAGAGTCAGCTTATGATGGTTTAACTTCATTTGAATTTGTCTTCATCTTGCATCTTGAGAAGAAAACTATGGAGATCACTGATAAACTTTGTCAAGATTTGCAAAGTCAATTTCGAGACATTTTAAATGCCATGCATTTAGTTTCATCTACTAAA GAACTAAATCATCGATTTAATGAAGATGAAATGGAGTTACTTAGGCTTAGCTCAGCTTTAGAACCTCGAGAGGCATTAAAATCTTTTAGAAGTAgtgatatttttttgttggtaaagaATTTATATCCACAAGATTTCACAGATTATGACAAACAAGTGTTGGAGAAGGAGCTTTATCATTTTGAGCATAATGTAGTCCAGGATCCaaagttcaaaaaattgaaaagtttatcTGAGTTGTGTCAATGGTTAGTGAGAACTAGAAATTCAGAACACTACAAACTTGTTTATAGAATGGTGAGACTTGTGCTTACTCTTCCAGTTTCTACTGCTACTACAGAGCAAGCATTTTCAGCTATGAAAGTTGTCAAAACTAACCTTCGAAGCaaaatggaaaatgatttttttacggACTCTTTGATGTTATACATTGTAAAGGATATAGTTTCGACATTTAGTTTGGATTCAGTCGtagatgattttgaagatttgaaagagCATCAAGTTCCCTTTTCATAG